The genomic window TTATTTGCAACTCTTGGTTTACTGTTCCTTTTAACGACAAAGCCTGTACTCTTATTTTATTCCCTGATGCAACAGCTTAAACTACCACCGACGTTTGCTTATGCTTTTTTAGCGGCAGTGCGAATGCTGCCGATTATGGTAGGAGAGTTCCAAACGCTTCGCCATGCCTATCAAATTAGAAACGCGAAACAAAAGCCAAGAGGAAAACGATTGTACCGAGCTGTTTCATTTTACGTAATCCCGTTACTGACACAAGCGATTCGACGAGCACAACGACTAGCTGTAGCGATGGAAGCCAAGCAGTTTAACCAACAAAAACGAACTTTTTACTATCCTTTGACTTACCGTTGGGTTGATGGACAATTTCTCTTGTTGTTGGTCGTCTTTGTAGGAATTAGTTATACGCTAGGTCAAATGCTACCGATTGTGCCAACAACAGATATTCGACTGAGTTAATCGGAAAGGACATTTCTATGATAGTGGAAAGGATGCCAGCCAACTTTTATGCTCAATCAACTATTGAGTTAGCAAAAGCACTTATCGGGAACTACTTAGTTCATTTTCTTGATGGGGAGTTACTAGCAGGCAGAATTACAGAAACAGAAGCATACTTAGGTGTTTTGGACCGAGCTTGCCACAGTTACGGTAGAAAGCAAACCAAACGGACCCGAATTCTCTACGAGGAGCCAGGACATATTTATACGTATACGATGCATACACATTGCCTGTTAAATGTAGTAACGGAAAGAAGAGGTCAGCCTGAAGCAGTGCTCATTCGAGGGATTGAACCTGTATGGGGAATCGAAAAAATGGAATCTTTAAGAGGAAAGTCTGCTCTAGACAAACAGTTTGCAAATGGACCAGGTAAATTAACAAAAGCATTGGGTATTACAATGGAAGCTTATGGGGAGTCATTTATTGACGGTCCGCTCTATATTGGTTACAACGACAAGAAAAATGTAGCACCACTGCTGGTAAAAGCGACGAGGAGAATCGGAATCGATAACACGGGACAAGCAAAGTACTTTCCCTTTCGCTTTATTGAAGACAGATAAAAACGTACAAGCCTCGCATAAAAGCGAAGCTTGTACGTTTGTTTTATTGTGCTTTTTAAATCGTTGTCCGCAATTCCCAAAGCTCTGGAAAGAAGTAGTCGTCGAGCACAGCCTTTAAATAATGAACCCCTGCTGAGCCTCCTGTGCCTGATTTCATTCCAATAATCCGTTCAACTGTTTTTAAATGTCGAAAGCGCCATTGCTGATGCCAGTCTTCGAGATCCACGAGCTTTTCAGCGAGCTGGTAAAGGTTCCAATAGCGATTCGATTGTTGATAGACGACTTGCCATGCGTCTCTGACTGACTCGGTCGATTGATGACTTTTTGTCACATCTCGCTCTAAGACGGTTTTATCGGAAAATAACCCCGCTCGCGCAAGTGCTTGAATGGCCTCGTCGTAAAGGGTAGGCTTCTCGTAATCCGCTTGCAATCCTGATAAGATGGTCGGCTCGTTTTCATAAATTTTTAAGATATGAGGTGTTTTTTTCCCTAATAGAAACTCAAGCTGACGGTGCTGATAAGATTGAAAGCCAGAAGCTTGCCCTAAACTATCGCGGAATTCGACATATTCGCTCGGTGTCAATGTAGCGAGAACATCCCACGCTTGAATAATTTGTGCTTGGGTTTTTGAAACTCGAGCGAGCTGCTTGAAGGCAGGTTGAAATTGATCTTGTTGAAGGGATGTAATCGCACCACGTATTTCGTGGAGCATTAACTTCATCCACAGTTCGCTTACTTGGTGAATCACAATAAACAGCATCTCATCGTGATGATCTGACAGTCGCTTTTGACTATTTAAAATCGGTTCTAGCTGCAAATAATCACTGTACGTCATTTTATCTTTAAAGTCTGTATAGGCAGAATGGCTGTTCTTTGTCATGTCAATCACTCTCCAAAGGTTTAATAATCGCTCGTACTGGGCTGCCATCACCGCCAACAATGCGAAGAGGTAGGGCAATAAATTCATATAAGCCCTCCTCAACATGATCAAGTACAAGGTTCTCAATAATGGCGATATTTGCTTTACCTAGACTATGATGACCGATTAATTCCTTACTCGTGACCGGATCAACACTTGGGGCATCTACACCTAATAAGAAAACACCTTTTTTATGTAGATAGTTCGCTCCATCTTCTGTAACGTATGGAATATCTGTTGGAAAAACGGTTGGATCCGTTTTCGTTTTTGTTTTAATGAGTAGACGTCTAACACCGGTTAAATCATACGTTTCAAGTAAAGTTTGATTAATGGCTCGTGCGCCAATTGCAGTCATAACCGCTGCTTGCCCTACATACGTCTCTAGCGGTAACTCATCAATTGTTGCGCCTGTTTCGTGATAATGAAACGGTGCATCAGCATGAGTACCTGTATGAGTACTGGTTGTGATTTCACCTATATTCACTGAGCCCGTTTCTTCCATAGGAGCCGATAACGTGTATGAGAAAGGTGTATCGCCTGGCCAATGGGCAATCTGGTTATGTAGCGGCATTGTAATATCAATCCAGCCCATTTATGCAATCACTCCTCGTTTATTTTCAAATTGTAGATACGTTTTCTTTTTCATTATAGTTGCAAGGGTATGCGCTGTCTCATAAACATCCGTAAACGAATTATAAAGAGCAACTGGTGCAATGCGGACACCGTTGGGACTTCGGAAATCAGGAATAATACCTTCGGATTTGAGTGCTTTGCAAATGCGTGCAGCTTCAGGGTGCTCAAGAAGAAGGTGCCCTCCGCGCTCCTCATCATGCACGGGTGTAGAAATCGTAAACGACTGTGTGTCAGGTAGCTGGTGTAGCAGGTTGCGTAAATAATGAGTGAGCGCCAATGATTTCGTTCGAATTGCTTCTATACCGACGTCAGTAAACATGTCTAACGAGCCAATGAGTGGTGCCATTGATAAAAGGTGAGGAGTTCCAAGCTGGTAGGATCCAACAGCTGCACTTTTATGGAACAGTGGACTCATATCAAATTGTTTCGATTTATCAGAGCCAAACCATCCTCTAAGACCTGGTAATGTAGTGTGATGCTTTTCATGAACAAATAGACCGCCAACACTACCGGGTCCCCCGTTTAAATGTTTATAGGTACACCAGAAAGCAAAATCAACATTCCATTGCTTAAGTTGATGAGGCACAGAACCGATAGAATGACAAAGATCAAAGCCGATCAAAATCCCTTTATCGTGTGCTGCTTTTGTTAATCTTTCAAGAGATAAAAGCTGCCCGCTTCGATAGAGTACGCTTGATAGAACCACCACAGCAACGTCATCGTCAAAGGAGGCAATAATATCTTCCTCAGATAATGTATGACCGTCTTTGCTTTCAATTAAACGGAGCCCTTTTTCATGAGAGATGCTATGGAGATCAAGATGCGAGTGAATTGCGTAAAGGTCTGTCGGAAAGCTAAGGGCTTCACTGACAATAACATAGCGGTCGGCTGTTGGTTGATAAAACGTAGCAAGCAATTGATGAAGATTGACCGTTGTTGAGCCCATTGCTAACACTTCTTCAGTTGATGCACCAACGAGTGGCGCCATTGATGCGCCTAATTTCTCAGAAAGGGTGAACCAGGGGTACTGACCATCTGTCCATCCATCAATTCCGTATGTTTTCCAATCTTCAAGCATTTGTAAGACTGCCTGTTCAGCTCTCTTACTTAGTAACCCAAGTGAATTGCCATCCATATAGATGGTGTTTTTATCAAGATAAAACTCTTTTTGATAAGGAGCTAGCCTATCAGTTGCATCGAGTTTCGCTGCATACTGCTTTGAAGTGTCCATCTACTCACATCCTTGTTCATAAATTTATGACTCTAGTTAAACGTATCAAAATCCTATTCAATTGAACAGTGGGAATTAAGCGGAGAACGTTAAATATGTGCGTTTCCTGCGCTCCTTACGTCTAATCGAATTCTTTCCATCTCACATAAAGTAGTTACATAGAATGTATGGAGGTGGAGAAATGATGTCAGCCACATTTTCTGTGGTGTTTCGTTCAAAAATAAAACAAAAAGAAGAGACAATTCTAGTACCGACATGTTTGAGAAAATGGTTCACTTATAAACAAATACAGTTATCGTATGGACTCGCATCTTGTAATCTAACAATCTCTTATTATGATGAGAGAGAAAACGATTCGTTGTCCATTTATGTTCATAAGAATGTTCAAAAAGAATTAGCTCTTCATAAAAAAGAGAGTTATCAAGTAAGAGTGGATCAGAACGAACTAACCATAGGTCCCTATATTGGCTTATTGCTAGGGGATCAGCCAGCGAATTATACCGCTGCATTTATGAAAGAACATTATGAAGAAAGAATGAAGCTACAAACCCAACTCGGTGTACGAGTAGCTGCTTTCTCAATCAAATGGGTTGACCTAGAACAGACAAAAACAAAGGCACTAACGTATTGTGTGGAAACAAAAAAATGGAAAGAAGAAGTAGTTCCGATTCCTAAGATTATTTATAGACGTCATTTGCGTCAAGACGAATTCAATGCGTTTAAAAAGCAAATTATACAAAAAGGGGGAACGATTTTTAATTCTAATCGACCAGATAAGTGGGAACTTCATGCCTATTTTAGTGAAGATAGCACGTTAAAGAGTGTTTTGCCTGAGACAGAAAAGTGGACAAAGGAAGGTCAATTAGAGCGTTGGTTACAGGAAAAGCCAAAATTTGTATTGAAACCGATTTTAAATTCGCAAGGTCGGGGTATTTATATGATTACAAAATTAAAGCAGTCGAATCAGTTTTTAGTCTATGATTATGCCAAAACCGATCAAGCAATAAAAAGAAAGCTAACCAAAAAAGCGCTGTTACGATTTTTTCATAAACGTAAATTACGATCGAAAGACTATTTAATACAAGAGTGGATTTCATTAAAGAAATGGGAGTCACGACCATTTGATGTCAGAGTATTTTTACAAAAAGAAACGACTAATTGGCAAGTAAACGGAATCGAATGTCGACAAGCTCAAGTTAAGCAGCTTATTACTAATTTTTCAAAAGGGGGAAGAGTTCTCCCTCTAAACGAAATATTTGGTGGAAACACAAAAGTAAAGGAAGCAGAAATTGAACAATTGTGTGTAGAAATAGCGAATAAGATTGAATCGATTTATCAAGATGATCATTTTGCTGAATTAGGAATTGACCTTGCTTTTGATGTGAAGCAAAAGCGTTTCGTCCTTATCGAAGTTAACTTTCGACCAGGATACAAAGGACTTAAACTGTTTGATGAAGACGCTTATTATCGGGTTGCATGGTCACCGTTTAAGTACGCCGCAAAAATGGAAGGGTTTTAAGCAAAAAAACTCTGGGGAATTCCCCAGAGTTTATTCATGTGCAGCGTTTACTTGTAACATTCCTTCTTTAAGAACCACTTCTATATGCGTAATGTCGCCATCTTCAATAAGAAGCTCGGTAATATCGTCTTCAATTGTATCTTGAATAACGCGGCGTAATGGTCTTGCACCAAAAGAAGGGTGATAGCCTTTTTTCGCTAGTTCTCGTTTCGCGTCATCACTTACATGAATGGTCATATTTAGCTCATCTAAGCGAGTACGAAGATCATCTAGCATCACATCAACAATTTGAATTAAATCGTTTTCTGTTAGTTGATTAAACTCAATCAATGCATCAAAGCGATTTAAGAATTCTGGCTTAAAGTAGTCATGCAGACTCTCAAGAATTCCAATCGTTTTACTTTGTTCAGCGTTAAAGCCAAGGGAACGAGAAGTGGAGCCAACACCTGCATTTGATGTCATAATGACCATGGTATCTTTAAACGAAACGACTCGACCTTGACTGTCAGTTAAACGACCATCCTCCATAATTTGCAAGAACATATGTTGTACATCAGGATGGGCTTTTTCAATTTCGTCTAACAAGATGATGCTGTACGGATTGCGGCGAACTTGTTCAGTTAATTGGCCACCTTCTTCATGTCCAACGTAACCAGGAGGTGAACCGATTAATTTAGAAACGGCGTGTTTTTCCATAAACTCACTCATATCAAGGCGAATCATATTTTCTTTATTCCCGTAAACTTCTTCGGCTAACTGCTTCGTTAACTCAGTTTTACCAACGCCAGTAGGCCCGACGAAGAGAAAGCTAATAGGGCGATTGCCTTGCTTCAAACCAGCGCGGCTACGTTTGACTGCTTTCGCTGTTTTTGAAACCGCATCTTCTTGTCCAATGACTTTACTAGCAAGACGGCTTGTTAAGTCACGCATTTTTTGCTGCTCATCTTTTTGCAGTTTCTGAACAGGAATACCTGTTTGTTTTTCAATTAATGCTTGGATGTCTTCAATTTTAACGTTAATCGGCGTTAAGCTTGATGCCGTTTCTTTAAGTTTCTCTCTAATGACATTTTCCTCATCACGTAACGTTGCTGCTTGTTCGTATTGTTCATTTTTAGTAGCGGCGTGTTTTCGTGCGCGAACATCATTTAATCGCTTTTCAAGAGACGTTTTATCTTCATGTTCAATAGAAAGCGACAAGCGGGATCCAACCTCATCAAGTAAGTCAATTGCTTTATCCGGTAAATAGCGGTCTTGAATATAGCGGTTTGAAAGACTTACAGTTGCACGTAGTACTTCATCTGAATAGGCTACACCGTGATACGCTTCATAGACTGATTTCAAGCCTTTTAAAATCTCATATGCTTGCTCTTCTGTTGGCTCTTTTACAGTCACTGGTTGGAAGCGACGTTCAAGTGCGGCATCTTTTTCAATTTTACGGTATTCATTCAGCGTTGTAGCACCGATTAACTGCATTTGCCCACGTGCGAGTGCTGGTTTTAAAAGGTTGCTTGCATCCATATTACCTTCACCAGAAGCACCAGCACCAACGAGCATATGAAGCTCATCAATAAATAGAATGATGTCTTCGCGTTGAGATACTTCATCAATTAATTGCTGCATGCGTTCTTCAAATTGACCTCGATAGCTTGTTCCAGCAACGAGAGAAGCAAAATCTAGAGAAAAGATTTGCTTATTTAGCAGTTTTGCAGGCGCATTGCCTTGTGAGATACGCAATGCTAAGCCTTCAGCAATCGCTGTTTTCCCAACACCAGCTTCACCAATTAAAACGGGATTATTTTTCGTTCGGCGACTAAGGACTTGAATGACTCGTTCTACCTCTTGATCGCGACCGATAACTGGGTCAATGTTTCCGTTCTCTGCTTCATGGCTCAAATTGTGTCCAAATTGAGCCAAAAAGCTGTCTTTCTCGTTTTGTTGTTCTTTTATTTGTGTATGATGAGGCTGTTGTTCTTGCCCACCCATGAACGATTGAAAAAAAGATTGGGCTGGGGCCGCCTGACCATTTGCTTGTCGTAATTCTTGTAAACACGTTTCACATAAGATCATCTGTTTTTTATGCTGATTCACAACAAGATTTAATGATACTGTGGCATCATTTGTTTGACAGTGTTGACATTTCATCTTCAATTACCCCCATGTTTAATATTTATTGACTTTGACTATATTTGACCATTAGGTGTGTAAGAAACAGCTATCGCAAAGGAGTAGCTGTCTTATATAGACTTATTATAACTGATCATACGATATTGTTCAACCGATATCGACTTTTTAGGTCAAATATGATCAGTGAATATACTTTATCACTCGATCATATTCGTGTCAACTATTGCTTAGAAATAGTCAGAGAACCAAGGTTGATTGTCTGGAATTAACTCTTCTAGATAGCTAATAGTTGTATTTGTCGCTTCGATACGCCCGATTTCTTTTAAGTCTTTTGCTCGTTTGTAGTTGAGCAGGAGGGTGACGAGCGTTTGAATATCAAGAGATGCATCAACAGGCGTATCCTCACTCACTCGTTCTACTGTTTGCCCGTTTTCAAACGTCAGTTTAAATACATCTTCATTCCATTCAAGCATTGGATCAGTAACCTTTAAAACAATGGCTTGTTTTGCATAAGAAGTAAAGGGAAAGCCACGTAGAAATTCTTCAACATCAACAATCCGCGCCATATAGTATGGGGAGATCTTTTCTTCAATTTCTCCATCTTCAAGGAAGAAGGAGAGTGGCTCATTGGCAAAAATCTTCCCTTTTACGTAATAGACCATTGAAAAGTGAGCACCAATAAAATTCCATAACCCGCGACGGGCTTCTTCGTTATTAAAGATCATTTCTTGAACGAAAAAGGTTTCATTTTCAACTTTATAATACATATAGCCAGTTGGTTGTTCTTTTTCATCGTAGTAAACACAAGCGATCAGATCATCTCGCCCCCACTTAAAATGTTCATCCCAAGCAAGCTCATTACGGATCATAGCACCATTTTCTTTTTTTGAAAATTGCTCGTATGCGTTACGGATATCTTTATCATGAAAAGAAACGCGCTCAATGCGTCCAGGTACATCATACGGCTTCGGAATTTGTGTATCACGAACTGTATAAGTGATTACATCGGATATAATTTCCCAGCCTTTCTTTCGATAATAGGGAATCGAATAGGGGAATAAATAAGAGATGGTTTGTCCTTTTTCCCGCATCAACGTTAAACTTTCTTTCATTAAATCGTTCATTAGTCCAAGTCCTGCATATTCAGGATACGTTCCAACTCCGGTAACACCACCCATTTTATAGGCGCGCCCGTGAATGTTAACTGAAAAAGGATACACAACCATTTGTGAAATCAGCTTGTTTTTAGAAAACCATCCTAAAATCGAACTTTGCTCAAAGATGGGTTTTTTCCAGAGCGCCATTTGCGACTCGCCAATTTGGGAAACGTCTTGATTCGTTACTTGAAACACGTAGTTCAACAAATCAAGAGAATCTTGCGTATGTTCTTTTGTAACAAACTTCAGTTCTAAGTCATCTTTTCGATTCTGACTCATGTGATTTCGACCTCTTTCATTAAAATGACTGATTATCATTCATTCTAGTAAAATCAATGCAAACAGTCAAATCGTTTGATTTGAAACAAGTGAAAAGAATCGCTACACTAACTAAGGTAAGAAAGGTGGCTTTAGGATGACAAAGCAAATAAAACTTTCAGCGTTAAATCTAGCGCCAGTTCGTAAAGGAAAAACAGTAAGAGAAGCATTACAACATACAATTCGCAGCGCAAAAGCAGTTGAATCATTTGACTATCATCGTTTTTGGGTTGCGGAACATCATAATATGGAAGGTGTTGCAAGTTCAGCAACTGCTGTATTAATTGGACAAATTGCCCAAGAGACAACACATATCCGTGTCGGTTCAGGAGGAATTATGCTGCCAAATCATGCACCGTTGATTATTGCAGAACAATTTGGCACCCTTGCGGCTCTTCATCCAAATCGAATTGATTTAGGGCTTGGGCGAGCACCTGGAACGGACCAGTTAACGGCGCAAGCCTTAAGACGAAATGGTCAAAGGGCGGAAGATTTCCCTAGTCTTGTGGAAGAATTACGTCATTATTTTAATCCTGTGTCCTCAAGACCACATGTACGGGCGATACCCGGTGAAGGAGAAGAGGTTCCCATTTGGCTCCTTGGCTCAAGTGGCTACAGTGCCCAAATGGCTGGTGAATTAGGCTTACCATTTGCGTTTGCTGGTCATTTCTCACCAAAACAAATTGTACCAGCATTAAACCTTTATTATGATACGTTTAAACCTTCTGCGGTATTAAGTGAACCGTACAGTATGATTGCTGTAAATGCAATTGCTGCGGAGACTGAGCAAGAAGCCCAAATGCTTGCTAGCTCTCTTTACCAACAATTTCTTTCCATGATTCGAAACCAACGAGGAAAATTACAGCCTGCCGTTGAAAATATGGATGTCATTTGGACTCCTCACGAAGAACAACTCGTGATGGAACAACTAAGCGGTTCTTTTATCGGTGATGCCAACAAGGTCGCTAAACAGCTTTATGATTTTGCTATGAACCTGCAAGTAAATGAAATCATGCTGCAAACGACTATTTTTGATGAAGATAAGCAAATTGATTCCTATAAGCGTATAATGGATGCTTGGCAAGCACTCTAAAAACCGAGCTAGCGCTGTATGATAAGGTCGTTCCGTGAGCCTTTATGCATACAGCGTTTTTTTATTCTAGTCACAACGAATGAACACTGAGGACGTGAACGCCTTGAATAACGGCTTTTGATAAAAGAGTGATAGAAGAAAACCGGCGATAATGGTGCTAATATGAAGGGATGGTTGTGAAGGGTAACAGCATTCATTTGCTCCAGCTCGTACCAAAGTGAAAATTTGTTCGCCTATTTGCATTTTCCCAACAAAAAAGATCTCTTTTTATTGCTTATGCGACATATTCATACAGAAA from Shouchella hunanensis includes these protein-coding regions:
- a CDS encoding energy-coupling factor transporter transmembrane component T, with translation MEHFFLVKGGSLKVYSLHDTFLTSINPTVKLLCLLALFFVIVLIHNPNVLLFMVVCALLVTVFFSGHPKRYVLLYVASFVLLFVSASTTMIFFGQGETTWVKWGLLHITEESFYTGLHLGLRATLFATLGLLFLLTTKPVLLFYSLMQQLKLPPTFAYAFLAAVRMLPIMVGEFQTLRHAYQIRNAKQKPRGKRLYRAVSFYVIPLLTQAIRRAQRLAVAMEAKQFNQQKRTFYYPLTYRWVDGQFLLLLVVFVGISYTLGQMLPIVPTTDIRLS
- a CDS encoding DNA-3-methyladenine glycosylase gives rise to the protein MIVERMPANFYAQSTIELAKALIGNYLVHFLDGELLAGRITETEAYLGVLDRACHSYGRKQTKRTRILYEEPGHIYTYTMHTHCLLNVVTERRGQPEAVLIRGIEPVWGIEKMESLRGKSALDKQFANGPGKLTKALGITMEAYGESFIDGPLYIGYNDKKNVAPLLVKATRRIGIDNTGQAKYFPFRFIEDR
- the kynA gene encoding tryptophan 2,3-dioxygenase — protein: MTKNSHSAYTDFKDKMTYSDYLQLEPILNSQKRLSDHHDEMLFIVIHQVSELWMKLMLHEIRGAITSLQQDQFQPAFKQLARVSKTQAQIIQAWDVLATLTPSEYVEFRDSLGQASGFQSYQHRQLEFLLGKKTPHILKIYENEPTILSGLQADYEKPTLYDEAIQALARAGLFSDKTVLERDVTKSHQSTESVRDAWQVVYQQSNRYWNLYQLAEKLVDLEDWHQQWRFRHLKTVERIIGMKSGTGGSAGVHYLKAVLDDYFFPELWELRTTI
- the kynB gene encoding arylformamidase, with protein sequence MGWIDITMPLHNQIAHWPGDTPFSYTLSAPMEETGSVNIGEITTSTHTGTHADAPFHYHETGATIDELPLETYVGQAAVMTAIGARAINQTLLETYDLTGVRRLLIKTKTKTDPTVFPTDIPYVTEDGANYLHKKGVFLLGVDAPSVDPVTSKELIGHHSLGKANIAIIENLVLDHVEEGLYEFIALPLRIVGGDGSPVRAIIKPLESD
- the kynU gene encoding kynureninase, with the protein product MDTSKQYAAKLDATDRLAPYQKEFYLDKNTIYMDGNSLGLLSKRAEQAVLQMLEDWKTYGIDGWTDGQYPWFTLSEKLGASMAPLVGASTEEVLAMGSTTVNLHQLLATFYQPTADRYVIVSEALSFPTDLYAIHSHLDLHSISHEKGLRLIESKDGHTLSEEDIIASFDDDVAVVVLSSVLYRSGQLLSLERLTKAAHDKGILIGFDLCHSIGSVPHQLKQWNVDFAFWCTYKHLNGGPGSVGGLFVHEKHHTTLPGLRGWFGSDKSKQFDMSPLFHKSAAVGSYQLGTPHLLSMAPLIGSLDMFTDVGIEAIRTKSLALTHYLRNLLHQLPDTQSFTISTPVHDEERGGHLLLEHPEAARICKALKSEGIIPDFRSPNGVRIAPVALYNSFTDVYETAHTLATIMKKKTYLQFENKRGVIA
- a CDS encoding YheC/YheD family protein, with translation MMSATFSVVFRSKIKQKEETILVPTCLRKWFTYKQIQLSYGLASCNLTISYYDERENDSLSIYVHKNVQKELALHKKESYQVRVDQNELTIGPYIGLLLGDQPANYTAAFMKEHYEERMKLQTQLGVRVAAFSIKWVDLEQTKTKALTYCVETKKWKEEVVPIPKIIYRRHLRQDEFNAFKKQIIQKGGTIFNSNRPDKWELHAYFSEDSTLKSVLPETEKWTKEGQLERWLQEKPKFVLKPILNSQGRGIYMITKLKQSNQFLVYDYAKTDQAIKRKLTKKALLRFFHKRKLRSKDYLIQEWISLKKWESRPFDVRVFLQKETTNWQVNGIECRQAQVKQLITNFSKGGRVLPLNEIFGGNTKVKEAEIEQLCVEIANKIESIYQDDHFAELGIDLAFDVKQKRFVLIEVNFRPGYKGLKLFDEDAYYRVAWSPFKYAAKMEGF
- a CDS encoding ATP-dependent Clp protease ATP-binding subunit, whose protein sequence is MKCQHCQTNDATVSLNLVVNQHKKQMILCETCLQELRQANGQAAPAQSFFQSFMGGQEQQPHHTQIKEQQNEKDSFLAQFGHNLSHEAENGNIDPVIGRDQEVERVIQVLSRRTKNNPVLIGEAGVGKTAIAEGLALRISQGNAPAKLLNKQIFSLDFASLVAGTSYRGQFEERMQQLIDEVSQREDIILFIDELHMLVGAGASGEGNMDASNLLKPALARGQMQLIGATTLNEYRKIEKDAALERRFQPVTVKEPTEEQAYEILKGLKSVYEAYHGVAYSDEVLRATVSLSNRYIQDRYLPDKAIDLLDEVGSRLSLSIEHEDKTSLEKRLNDVRARKHAATKNEQYEQAATLRDEENVIREKLKETASSLTPINVKIEDIQALIEKQTGIPVQKLQKDEQQKMRDLTSRLASKVIGQEDAVSKTAKAVKRSRAGLKQGNRPISFLFVGPTGVGKTELTKQLAEEVYGNKENMIRLDMSEFMEKHAVSKLIGSPPGYVGHEEGGQLTEQVRRNPYSIILLDEIEKAHPDVQHMFLQIMEDGRLTDSQGRVVSFKDTMVIMTSNAGVGSTSRSLGFNAEQSKTIGILESLHDYFKPEFLNRFDALIEFNQLTENDLIQIVDVMLDDLRTRLDELNMTIHVSDDAKRELAKKGYHPSFGARPLRRVIQDTIEDDITELLIEDGDITHIEVVLKEGMLQVNAAHE
- a CDS encoding GNAT family N-acetyltransferase; translated protein: MSQNRKDDLELKFVTKEHTQDSLDLLNYVFQVTNQDVSQIGESQMALWKKPIFEQSSILGWFSKNKLISQMVVYPFSVNIHGRAYKMGGVTGVGTYPEYAGLGLMNDLMKESLTLMREKGQTISYLFPYSIPYYRKKGWEIISDVITYTVRDTQIPKPYDVPGRIERVSFHDKDIRNAYEQFSKKENGAMIRNELAWDEHFKWGRDDLIACVYYDEKEQPTGYMYYKVENETFFVQEMIFNNEEARRGLWNFIGAHFSMVYYVKGKIFANEPLSFFLEDGEIEEKISPYYMARIVDVEEFLRGFPFTSYAKQAIVLKVTDPMLEWNEDVFKLTFENGQTVERVSEDTPVDASLDIQTLVTLLLNYKRAKDLKEIGRIEATNTTISYLEELIPDNQPWFSDYF
- a CDS encoding LLM class flavin-dependent oxidoreductase, translating into MTKQIKLSALNLAPVRKGKTVREALQHTIRSAKAVESFDYHRFWVAEHHNMEGVASSATAVLIGQIAQETTHIRVGSGGIMLPNHAPLIIAEQFGTLAALHPNRIDLGLGRAPGTDQLTAQALRRNGQRAEDFPSLVEELRHYFNPVSSRPHVRAIPGEGEEVPIWLLGSSGYSAQMAGELGLPFAFAGHFSPKQIVPALNLYYDTFKPSAVLSEPYSMIAVNAIAAETEQEAQMLASSLYQQFLSMIRNQRGKLQPAVENMDVIWTPHEEQLVMEQLSGSFIGDANKVAKQLYDFAMNLQVNEIMLQTTIFDEDKQIDSYKRIMDAWQAL